aattcaTTAACCAGAAAACAGAAAGCCATAATCTCTTTTGCAGAAgttaaaaggaaaggaaaacacaGATCACTTACAGCAGTTGACCAAAAGGAAGGAATAGACTTTGCTATATCATTTCAAGAGATTCATAAAATATGGAAACCAACCTCAAGGAACAGTGCACCTAATTGGTAACGTGACACAAATTGCAAATGAAAAGATGTGGATAAAAACTTGCCAATTACAGTATATATCATGAAAATTGTACACTTGACCCAGTGGACACCAGACTGAAATAACCAAATTCAGTAAGCAAATGATAAATCAACAAATACTTTAGTCCCTCTGATCGATTTGTAACAGGAATAGTCCATGCATTATAGACTAATTGTTCCCTTTTTAAAAGTTTACTGAATTGGACTAATATGCATTTTTTGTAATAAAACAGATGGAAAACTAACTGTACAACTTTCAAAATTCTAGTACGTATAAAGCAACTTAAGATACACAAAAATAGAACTTTGGAACATATTATTAATAACTAGATTCTGACATGAGATTAATCATCAGAGCAGAAGAGTAAACACGAACTAAGTCTCTATGATCAAGAAAGGACTCAAGTAAGAAAAAGCACTATCAATAAGGGCCTACACTTGGCAGCACCCTGCCCACAAAATGTTGAAACTTACTTTATAATAAAAAGAGTAGTAGATCAGTGATGGCTTTCTTTAAAATGTGAGAGCAGAAGTGAACACCCATGCTccagttcttaatttctcaagaGCTTACAAAACCTCTTCCCCTCAGAAAAATAAACAATCACAACAACAACAATGCAGCAATGATTTATTTACAGAATTTTGGACTTATAAATCAGAATTAAAAACTTATGATTACCCTATTCTCCCCACCATGAACAAGCAGATGTCACAATAACAAGAAGCATCTCAgaactaaaaataaaattaaaaacctGAAGCATTTAGGACACATCTCTTGCAAAGTATTGATTTAAAGAAAGGAGAACCAACCAACCTGTAGAGTTGATTCAAGATAAGAGGCCCCACAAATTGAGAAAGATCATTGCCAATCTACAAGTTATAAagtgaacaaaaaaataaaatattagaaaaCATATTTGGTCTGATATAAAATTTACACttaaaataacatatttggaACAGCAACGGTCTGATGTTGGTTGGTGAAAAATTAGAACACTGCTGTACTTTTTCCATATAAATGTGCAAAAAAGAAATGCTTTGTGCTATAATGTTCCAAAGCTATAatgagcgagagagagagagtagttgAGTACTAAAACATTATGACTAGGAAACTTTTGGTCATATGAAAAAAAGATCCAGTCTTGGATACTTGCCTAAAATATGCCAAAAGGTACCTAACATAGTGACATGGTGTGCTCAAAATATAATGATATATTATTATGGCCAATTTAGCATTAAGGAAATATATCATTTGATAAAACACTAAAGATTAAAATCAAAAACACATAATCCATTTCTTCTGAACACCTTAAGCAAGATTGGCATGTATCAATAGGGCTAAAACTAGTTTGTTTCAAAAGAATGTAAAATAAGTTTGTCATAAGAGACACATAAATCAGGTTTATACTTTAATTACTACATCATATAACGTACCTCTGGAAACATCAAATGGGATAGCCCACTTCAATATTGACCATTCTATATGTCATGAAAGTAAAGTTGATATCTGAGGGATTCGACCACCCATGTATATGGCAGCCATCATCCATCACAACCATTGCCCATATACACTATGTTCCTCAATTCCATTTTCTTgcgatgtatatatatatatatatattgagtttaaaaatgaaaaataattagagAGATCTGTAAatgtaattataattaatttggcaAAAATGGTAACAGTAAAATTAAATGATACGTACATGGAGTAAGAGTTTCCTGGCAGAAAATTGATTGGCTGGCAGAAAATTGATTGGCCATGACCGGAGAACCTTCACATAAACCAGGAACAATTTGAAATTGCCTGAATTCAC
The genomic region above belongs to Humulus lupulus chromosome 1, drHumLupu1.1, whole genome shotgun sequence and contains:
- the LOC133794435 gene encoding uncharacterized protein LOC133794435 — its product is MVICKRRSLSWKAPIDPFNRESCKPSASQGVPLGGMGSGSISRGFGGEFRQFQIVPGLCEGSPVMANQFSASQSIFCQETLTPCTYHLILLLPFLPN